The window GCAGCGCGTCGGTGGCTCTTATCGTTGCTCCGGCGCTTGCCGCGAGGGCAACCGCCACGACGAGAATGCGCAAGATCATCTCCCCCGCTCCTATCGACCGAAACCTTGCTGGATTGCTTCCGCGTTTTCGCGTACGGCCTTGTTGGCGAGGCCGATGAAGATCGGAATAGCGACGATCAATAGCAAACCCATCACTAAACGCGTGCGGCTCACAAGGCGCTTAGGGCGCTTGATGTAATGGACGGTTGAACTGTCGTTGTTCGTTTCGTTTTCCATGGTTTCAGCCCGTGTATGTCTTGAATCTTCCCCGCACATAGGCGTGCGATACAGCCTGCATTAGGGCGCGTACTCATAAATTTCGGGAGGTCCGCTTCGCGCCGAAAGCGACCGAGATCTTGCGGTGACGCAGTATGTCGCGATGGGTCACAAGCAGCCCATGTTGGCGATCTCGACAGTCCCAGAGTGCACGCACTAAATTTGCGATTCCGTTTTCGATTCTGCTTTCGATTCTGGGCTACTTTGCCCCAGGCGTGGCTCTGTCCCAGCCAGTAGCCGCTGAATGTTGGCACGATGGCGCACAATCACGTAAATGCTACCTGCAATCACCAGTAACCGATAGGGCAACGGTTGCTCCAAGCCGCAGATGAGGACGATCGCAGTCAACGCCGCTAGCATCGAACTAAGGGAAACAATCCGAAAAATAGCCAGCACAACGCCAAAAACCGTCGCAGCACCTAAACCTACTGGCCAAGACATCGCCAGCAACACGCCTAGCCCCGTCGCAACGGATTTGCCACCTGTAAAATTCAACCAAATCGAACGGCTATGCCCCAACAACACGGCAAGTCCGGCCAAGCAAACAGCCCAAGGCACCCAGGTTTGTAGATCAAGCGCTGTCGGTGGCGTGACGGACGGCAATGTATAGAACCAAGGATAAAACCAGCGGGCAAAGACGATCGCCCCCACACCTTTCAGCACATCTACCAGGAGCACCACCAACGCAGGCCATTTCCCCAGGGTTCGCAATACGTTCGTTGCCCCAATGGATTTGGAGCCATGCTCTCGGATATCAATGCCCTTGAGCAGTTTCCCCGCCAGATAGCCCGTGGGCGTAGAACCGAAGAGATAAGCGATCACCAATCCAACCACACTCGCTATCCAGAAAACCATGGGATTCACCTCGACGCTCTAATTTCAGGCAATCATCATTTGGTCGTCTACGTCTTTGACCGCTATGGGTCATTCGCGACCCGGTCGAGCCGACAGCAGGTCAAGCCATGTGCGCTGTGCCCCGAAAGCGGAAGTTTCCAGAGCACTAGCGGCTCTCCGCTAGGCCCTGGATACCCAACAGGATTTCGAACCCTTCGGATTAGCGCGTAGGGCGGATTCGTAATCCGCCATCTCTGCTCCGCTACAACCGCCGAAGCGGCGGGTTACGCTGCGCTAACCCGCCCTACGAATCTGCCTGACGGGCAAATCAGCAAAAACCTGTCCAGCCCCTTTTGCAAAAATATTCTGATTTTCCGAAACCCCAAATCACTGCTATATCTCCCACCGTCCCGTCCCACAGAGGGGCGACACGCGATCGTCACGGCCGCGGGGCGGGATGCGGTGGACGCGGATGCGCCGATAACGAACGGCGCTGAGGCGGACGGCGAAGTCGTGTGGTCCTGACGCCCCGACGCTGGCGTCAAGTTCTTGAGAAGCAAGCTTCTCAGGGGCGACGGTGGCAAGAAAGCCCGGTCGCCGGGGAGAGCGCGAAGTAAGCCGTAAACCATTGCGCGGGGAGTGCTGGGTGATTCCGGTGTGACCTGACTAACGCGTGTGCGCTCTCACACTATCATTGCACACGCGGCTATCGGGCGCATCGGGCGCCCGGCATTCCCTGCGCCCTCTGACTGGAGGGTAAGAAATCTCTCACAAACCTCGGGCGTATCAGGCCGCGAGATCGCGAAATTGTGTTTTGACGTCATTGCGAGAAGCCAACGGGTCGCAATGACGGAGGACCAGCCCCCCGGATCGACGCCGCAACACCGGCCGATCAATTATCTTCCGCGCTGCAACGCAGAATCTTGATTTGAACAATTCCAATTTCCGGACCAACATCGCCCCCAAGGTTCACTCGATGGAATGAACCAAAAAAAAGGGATCGCGATGGCAAACCTCATAATTAATGGCAAAGCTTTCGACGTCGACGTCGAGCCGGATACGCCGCTGCTTTGGGCAATCCGGGAAAATATCGGCCTGACCGGCACCAAATATGGCTGCGGCATTGCACAATGCGGCGCCTGCACCGTCCATGTCGATGGCGTCGCGATGCGCTCGTGCGGCGTATCGGTCAGCGAAGCCGCCGGCAAACAGATCACCACCATTGAAGGACTTGGCGCCGAGGGCGCGCTGCACAAGGTGCAGCAGGCCTGGATTGCCAACGACGTTCCGCAATGCGGCTATTGCCAGAGCGGCATGATCATGGCGGTGGCAGCGCTTCTCAAGGACAAGCCGAAGCCGACCGACCAGGACATCGACGAGGCCATCACCAATATCTGCCGCTGCGGCACCTTCCAGCAGGTGCGCGAGGCGATCCACGCCGTCGCGAACGCTTGAGGAGGCCATCATGAACCACATGCCCTCCATGAATCGCCGCGCCTTTGTCATCGGCTCCGCCACGCTCGGCACTGGCCTTGCGCTCGGCCTCGACATTCCCTTCGGCGGTCCGACCGTCGTCCGCGCCGCCGACGGATCGCCTGAGGTCAACGCCTGGGTCGTGATCCGGCCCGACGACACCGTCGTCATCCGCGTCGCCCGCTCCGAAATGGGCCAGGGCTCGCTGACCGGCCTTGCCCAGTTGGTCGCCGAGGAACTCGAATGCGACTGGTCGAAAGTCACAACCGAATTCCCGACACCCGGACAGAACGTCGCCCGCAAACGCGTCTGGGGCGATTTTTCGACCGGCGGCAGCCGCGGTATCCGCGCCTCGCAAGAATATGTGCGCAAGGGCGGCGCCACCGCGCGCGTGATGCTGATCCAGGCGGCGGCGGACGAATGGAAGGTGCCGGCTTCCGAATGCACCGCGGCCAACAGCGTCATCACCCATACGCCGTCGGGACGCACCACGACCTATGGCAAGGTGGCCGAAGCGGCCGCCAAAGTAACGCCGCCGGCCGACGTCAAATTGAAGGATCCGAAGGACTGGAAGATCGCCGGCAAGGGGCTGAAGCGCCTCGACACCACGGACAAGACCACCGGCAAGACCACCTATGGCATCGACGTCAAGCTGCCGGGCATGCTCAACGCCGCGATCAAGGCGTGTCCCGTGTTCGGCGGCAAGCTGAAAAGCTTTGACGAAGCCAAAATCACGGGCATGAAGGGCGTCAAGAAAGTGGTGCGGGTCGGCGACAATGCCGTTGCCGTCGTCGCCGACACCTGGTGGCACGCCAAGACTGCGCTCGAAGCCTTGCCGATCGTGTGGGACGAAGGCGAGAATGCCAAGGTTTCCTCGGCGACGATCGCGAAATGGCTCGAGCAAGGCCTCGATGATGCGCAGCCGGCATTTGTCGGCAACCAGAACGGCGACGTTAAAGCTGCGATCGCGAGCGCGGCGAAGAAAGTCGAGGCGGTCTACAACTATCCCTACCAGAACCACGCCACCATGGAGCCGATGAACGCCACCGCGCTCTATAGCGCTGACAGATGCGAGGTCTGGTGCGGAACGCAGAACGGCGAGGCCGCCTTCGCCGCGACGCTGGAAGCCTCCGGCCTGCCGGCCGACAAATGCGAAGTTCATAAGCTGTTGCTCGGCGGCGGTTTCGGCCGCAGAGGCCAGACCGACTATGTCCGGCAGGCGGTCCTCATCGCCAAGCAAATGCCGGGCACGCCGGTCAAGTTGTTATGGTCGCGCGAAGAAGACATGCAGCACGGCATGTATCATCCGATCACTCAGTGCAAATTCACCGGCGCCTTCGATGCCGACAACAATTTGACGGCGTTGCGCATGCGGATATCCGGACAGTCGATCCTATTCAGCCTGCGGCCCGATGCCATGGTCAACGGCAAGGATCCCGCCACCTTCGCTGGCCTCAACCCGAACGGCGAAGCCGCGTTCGGATATTCCGTCCCCAACCTCCTGATCGACCATTCGATGCGCAATCCGCACGTCCCGCCCGGCTTCTGGCGCGGCGTCAACGTCAATCACAACGCGATCTATGTCGAATGTTTCATGGATGAGCTGGCGCATGCCGCAGGCCAGGACCCGCTCGAGTTCCGGCGCAAGCTGATGGCCAATCACCCCAAGAACCTTGCCGTGCTCAATGCGGTCGCCGAGAAAATCGGCTGGGGCAAACCGGCACCGCAAGGCGTCTACCGCGGCCTCGCCCAACTCCACGCCTATGCGAGCTATGTCGCCGGTGCCGCCGAAATCTCCGTCACCGACGGCAACAAGATCAAGGTGCTCCGCATTGTGGCTGCGACCGACCCCGGTTATGCCGTCAATCCGGCCCAGATCGAGCGGCAGATCGCCGGTTCGTTCGTCTACGGCCTGACCGGGTTGTTCTATGGCGGCTGCACGGTCAAGGACGGCTATATCGAGCAGGCCAATTTCGACACCTACAATTCGATGCGGATTGCCGAGATGCCGAAGGTCGAATCGATCGTGATGCCGAGCGGCGGCTTCTGGGGCGGCGTCGGCGAGCCCACCATCGGCGTCGCGGCGCCGGCGGTGCTGAACGCCTATTTCGCGGCGACGGGCAAGCGCATCCGCTCGGTGCCGCTGCGCGACCAGAACATCTCGTTCGCTTGAGATTTCGGGCGGCGGCTTTTTGTCGCCGCCCGATCACGGATGGTACCGATGGACGCGCTACGCCGGATGACGCGGAGAGACGTCGCGCGTGGCATCGCGGCGTCGCTGGTGTTGCCGCGTCCGTCTCACGCCCAATCCGCCGCGCGCATCGTCGTGATCGGCGGCGGCTTTGGCGGCGCGAGTTGCGCGCGGGCGTTGCGGCGGATCGACGCAAAACTTCAGGTGACGCTGATCGAGCCGAACCGGACTTTTACCGCCTGCCCGTTCAGCAATGAAGTGATCGCGGGCTTGCGGGAAATCGAAGCGCAGCAATTCGGTTACGACCGGATCGGCGCGGAAGGCGTGAGTATGATTGCGCAAGGTGCGACGAAGATCGACGCGCAAAAGCGCGTGGTCGGTTTTGCCGACGGTACCTCGATTGGCTATGACCGTCTGGTGCTCGCGCCCGGCATCGATGCGAGATACGACGCGCTGCCCGGCTATGACGAGGCCGCCGCCAAGATGCCTCATGCCTGGAAGGCCGGCGAGCAGACGTTGTTGTTGCGCAAGCAAATCGAAGCCATGGACGATGGCGGCCTTGTCGTGCTCGCGGTGCCCGCGGCGCCGTTGCGCTGCCCGCCGGCGCCTTACGAACGCGCCAGCCTGATCGCGCATTACCTGAAGACAAAAAAGCCGCGCTCCAAGGTGCTGATTCTCGATGCCAAGGACAATTTTCCCCAACAGCGCCTGTTCGAAAATGCCTGGAAGGAGCTTTATCCCGGAATGATCGAGCGGATATCGCTATCGCAAGGCGGGCGCGTCACATCGGTCGAGCCCGCGACCAACACCATGATCACCGATTTCGGCAACTACACGGCGCAAGTGGCAAATGTCATCCCGCCGCAAAAAGCCGGCCGCATCGCGGAGATCGCGGGCGCGGCCGACAAGACCGGCTGGTGCCCAATCGACCCGGTGACATTTGCTTCAAAGCTCGTGCCCGACATTCACGTCATCGGCGATGCCTGCATCGGCGGCGGCATCCCCAAATCCGCCTCCGCCGCGAACGCGCAAGGCAAGGCCTGCGCTGACGCGGTGGCTAGCCTGATTGCCGGCAAGCCGCCGGCGATCCCAAAGCTGGTCGGCGCCTGTTACAACACGGTCGCGCCCGACTATGCGTTCTCGCTGTCCGGCGTTTATCAACCGAAGGACGACATGTTCGCCGAGGTCGAAGGTGGCGGGACAAGTCCCGTCGAGGCGCCGCGCGAAGTTCGAAAGCGCGAAGCCGACGAGGCGCAATCCTGGTACAAGACAATCACGGTGGATACCTTTGGCTAGGTTCGTCGTCAGCATTGCCGGCGTGTGGCTCGCAGCAGCGACGCTCGCCCTGCCCTGTATCGGCAGCGCGCAAGACCTGCGCAGCTATGTCGTCAACGGCGATGCCATTGCGCAATCGCTGACGGGCATGCCGGGCGACGCGGCGCGCGGACGCGCGCTGGTGCTCGATCGCACCAGCACCTGCATCCTCTGCCATTCCGGGCCGTTTCCGGAAGTCAAATTTCAAGGCGATCTCGCGCCCAGTCTTGCCGGCGCCGGCAGCCGCTGGAACGAAGGCCAGCTTCGGCTTCGGCTGGTCGACGCGTCCCGCCTCAACCCGGGAACCATCATGCCGTCCTATTATCGGCTCGACGGATTGGTCCGCGTCGGCGCTTCGTGGCGCGGCAAGCCGATCCTGTCGGCGGAACAAATCGAAGATATCGTGGCATATCTTGCAAGCTTGCGTGAATAGGAAGGCAGCACCAACGATGCACAGTCAGGACCATCCCACGCGCCGCCAACTGCTGGGCCTCGCCGGCGGCGTAGCGGCGCTCGGCGCCGTTCCGATCGTGACGCTGCGTCCTGCGGCGGCGACACCGGCAATGCTCGCGAGCGCGATCCGGAACGTGGTCGGCGCGGCCGTGGTGCAGCCCGGCAAGGTAAAACTCGACATTCCACCGCTGGTCGAAAACGGCAACACCGTGCCGATCACCGTGAGTGTTTCGAACCCGATGACTCCCGATGATTACGTCAGGAGCATCCACGTCTTCAACGAGAAGAACCCGCAGCCGAATGTCGGCAATTTCTATCTCGGCCCGCGCGCCGGCCGCGCGCAAATCTCGACCCGGATCCGGCTGGCCGACAGCCAGAAGATCGTCGCCATCGCGCATCTTTCTGACGGCTCGTTCTGGTCGGTCAGCGCCGACGTCGTGGTGACGCTGGCTGCCTGCACCGAGGAGGTGATCTGATGGTATCGGCGCTGATCAATGTTCCCAAGAAAGCAAAGCGCGGCGAGATCATCGAGATCAAGACGCTGATGTCTCACATCATGGAGACCGGCTTCCGCCGCACCGCAACCGGCGAGCTGGTCCCGCGCGATATCATCACGAGCTTCAGCTGCCGTTACAACGGGGCTGCAATCTTCCGCGCCGATCTGTTTCCGGCGATCGCGGCAAATCCCTTCATCACCTTCTTCACGGTCGCGAGCGAGAGCGGCAAGTTCGATTTCGAATGGATCGGCGACCGAGGGTTTTCCGAGACCGCTTCGGCTTCGATCATTGTCGAATGAAATCTGCCCGCACGATCGTCGCGGCGGCGCTGTTGATCGCGGCCGCCCTGCCCCTCTTCGCCACCGAAATCCCGCAAGGAGAGCGCCGATCCGGCTACAGCTTCATGGGGCCCGACACCAAGGCGATGCAGGATGACGATACCGCCAATCCCGGCATGCTGTGGGTGCTCGACGGCGAAAAGCTATGGAAGAGCAAAACCGGCGCGGCAGGAAAAGCCTGCGCCGATTGCCATGACGATGCGCGCGCCAGCATGAAGGACGTGGCCGCGCGTTATCCTGCGTTCGACAAGACGCTCGACCGTCCGGTCAATCTCGAACAGCGCATTAATCTGTGCCGCGCCAGGCATCAGCAGGCGACGCCGCTTCCCTACGAAAGCCGCGAGCTGCTCGCGCTCGCCGCCTTCGTCGCCGAGCAGTCGCGCGGCATGGCGATCACCCCCGCCGGCGATCCGCAGCTCGAACCGTTTGTCGCCAAAGGACGGGAGCTGTTCATGCAGCGACAGGGTCAGCTCAATCTGGCTTGCGCGAATTGCCATGATGATAATTGGGACAAGCACCTTGCGGGATCACCCATCACGCAGGCGCACCCGACCGGCTATCCGATCTACCGGCTGGAGTGGCAATCGCTCGGTTCGCTCGAGCGCCGCTTGCGCAGCTGCATCACCGGCATCCGCGCCCAGGCCTATGACTACGGAGCGGCGGAACTGGTCGAGCTCGAGCTCTATCTGATGTCGCGCGCAAAGGGCATGCCGGTCGAGACCCCGGCGGTGCGGCCGTGAATTATCGCCGTTCGTAGCAGTGAAAGCCGCCGTAAATTCCGGAACGGTCGAGTTCGAAGCCGACCGCGCTTCGTTCCTCCTCGCGGCGCCAGATTTGCTGCAGCGGCGCGAGTTCGGGTGCTTCCAGTGGAGATTCGGTGCCGGCGGTCCGAAAGATCACACGGACATTGTCGCTGCCGGTGCGATCGATGGCGTTCCACAGCGCGCGGATTTCCTCCGGCGCCATCCAGTCCTGCGAGTCCAGCAGAATGACGGCATCGACCTCCCGCGCCGGCAGGCTTTCCAGGAACAGCCGAAGATTGGCGTGGACCGGGATGATCAATCCGGCACCGTTGCGCATACGCTCGAAGTGGCGGGCCTGCAGATATGGCGGCAGGCAGCGATCGCCGGGACCGGGATAGGCGCGATGCAGCGCTTGCCAGGCAAAATAGTTTGACTCGTTTGGGTGACCGTTGATCAGGCGCAGCAGCCGCTCGTAGAGCACTTCGTTGAGCGGCGCGCCGCCGCCAAGCAGCGCCCGCTGCTGCGGCGGAATTCCTAAGCTGAACAATAGCGCGGGCGTTCCGGTGATCAGGCGGAGCAACGGCGAATGAAATAGCCGATGCAGGCGATCGAGCGCTTCAACGCGCTCCGGGGAGTCGGTCCTGCCTTTCAGCAAGGCTTCGAGATCGATGCGGGCGAATTTCGCCAACAGATGGGCAAGGCCGATGAAACGGCCGAGCATGCCGTGGCGATAAAAACCGTCGGTGAAATAAGCGTGCCGCGGGCGGCCGATCACGTTGCGCTTGTCCCAATAGGCGCGCGCATCCGCGTCGAGCATCAGCCAGAGCCGCTCGCGATACAGTTCGGAATTGGCGCGCGAGGCGGCCTCGCCGAAGAACTGCCAGAATTCCGCATAATTGGAGAACGCCCGAAGCCCCGCGAGCTTGAGCTTGAGCAGCGAAAGATGCGCTTCATTGAGATCGACGGCGTAGACCTGCGCCGGTTGCGCCGTGAGATATGACAGCGCGTTGCAGCCGCCAGATGAGATGGTGACAATGGTCGATCCGACCGGCAGCCGCAGCGCCGCGAGGTCGGCTTCGGGATCCTCCCAGATCTGGGTGTAGACCAGGCGGCGAAACCAGAATGCGAAAAGCCTATCCCAAATGGTCGCCTCGGCCTCGTCTCTCGTGTTGCGGACCGCGTCCGCGATAAGCTGGGTATTCATCCATCCCTCGAATCAGCAATCTCTCGAGGGTAGCTCCCGCTCGCTGCAGTTTTGCGACAAATGGGCAGCAGCGAAGAAGCTGTAAACAACCGTTTCATCAGTAGAATTACGGGATCATCGGGCGCAAGCCGCCCGTCTGTCACATCCCTGTCGCGTGAACATCCGAAGGGAGTGAGCGCGAGATTCGAATTAAGAGGTGCATGGATGTCTGCCTATTCAGAGGATATCGGCGCAGATACCTCGTGGCCGACTGAGGCAACCTGCCGCATGAACCGGATGTATCGCCGGCAGCGCCACATCTATGACGGCACGCGGCGATACTACCTGCTTGGTCGAGACCAATTGATCGCGGG is drawn from Bradyrhizobium lablabi and contains these coding sequences:
- the plsY gene encoding glycerol-3-phosphate 1-O-acyltransferase PlsY, yielding MVFWIASVVGLVIAYLFGSTPTGYLAGKLLKGIDIREHGSKSIGATNVLRTLGKWPALVVLLVDVLKGVGAIVFARWFYPWFYTLPSVTPPTALDLQTWVPWAVCLAGLAVLLGHSRSIWLNFTGGKSVATGLGVLLAMSWPVGLGAATVFGVVLAIFRIVSLSSMLAALTAIVLICGLEQPLPYRLLVIAGSIYVIVRHRANIQRLLAGTEPRLGQSSPESKAESKTESQI
- a CDS encoding (2Fe-2S)-binding protein; this encodes MANLIINGKAFDVDVEPDTPLLWAIRENIGLTGTKYGCGIAQCGACTVHVDGVAMRSCGVSVSEAAGKQITTIEGLGAEGALHKVQQAWIANDVPQCGYCQSGMIMAVAALLKDKPKPTDQDIDEAITNICRCGTFQQVREAIHAVANA
- a CDS encoding xanthine dehydrogenase family protein molybdopterin-binding subunit, with protein sequence MNHMPSMNRRAFVIGSATLGTGLALGLDIPFGGPTVVRAADGSPEVNAWVVIRPDDTVVIRVARSEMGQGSLTGLAQLVAEELECDWSKVTTEFPTPGQNVARKRVWGDFSTGGSRGIRASQEYVRKGGATARVMLIQAAADEWKVPASECTAANSVITHTPSGRTTTYGKVAEAAAKVTPPADVKLKDPKDWKIAGKGLKRLDTTDKTTGKTTYGIDVKLPGMLNAAIKACPVFGGKLKSFDEAKITGMKGVKKVVRVGDNAVAVVADTWWHAKTALEALPIVWDEGENAKVSSATIAKWLEQGLDDAQPAFVGNQNGDVKAAIASAAKKVEAVYNYPYQNHATMEPMNATALYSADRCEVWCGTQNGEAAFAATLEASGLPADKCEVHKLLLGGGFGRRGQTDYVRQAVLIAKQMPGTPVKLLWSREEDMQHGMYHPITQCKFTGAFDADNNLTALRMRISGQSILFSLRPDAMVNGKDPATFAGLNPNGEAAFGYSVPNLLIDHSMRNPHVPPGFWRGVNVNHNAIYVECFMDELAHAAGQDPLEFRRKLMANHPKNLAVLNAVAEKIGWGKPAPQGVYRGLAQLHAYASYVAGAAEISVTDGNKIKVLRIVAATDPGYAVNPAQIERQIAGSFVYGLTGLFYGGCTVKDGYIEQANFDTYNSMRIAEMPKVESIVMPSGGFWGGVGEPTIGVAAPAVLNAYFAATGKRIRSVPLRDQNISFA
- a CDS encoding NAD(P)/FAD-dependent oxidoreductase; the encoded protein is MVPMDALRRMTRRDVARGIAASLVLPRPSHAQSAARIVVIGGGFGGASCARALRRIDAKLQVTLIEPNRTFTACPFSNEVIAGLREIEAQQFGYDRIGAEGVSMIAQGATKIDAQKRVVGFADGTSIGYDRLVLAPGIDARYDALPGYDEAAAKMPHAWKAGEQTLLLRKQIEAMDDGGLVVLAVPAAPLRCPPAPYERASLIAHYLKTKKPRSKVLILDAKDNFPQQRLFENAWKELYPGMIERISLSQGGRVTSVEPATNTMITDFGNYTAQVANVIPPQKAGRIAEIAGAADKTGWCPIDPVTFASKLVPDIHVIGDACIGGGIPKSASAANAQGKACADAVASLIAGKPPAIPKLVGACYNTVAPDYAFSLSGVYQPKDDMFAEVEGGGTSPVEAPREVRKREADEAQSWYKTITVDTFG
- the soxX gene encoding sulfur oxidation c-type cytochrome SoxX, which codes for MARFVVSIAGVWLAAATLALPCIGSAQDLRSYVVNGDAIAQSLTGMPGDAARGRALVLDRTSTCILCHSGPFPEVKFQGDLAPSLAGAGSRWNEGQLRLRLVDASRLNPGTIMPSYYRLDGLVRVGASWRGKPILSAEQIEDIVAYLASLRE
- a CDS encoding SoxY-related AACIE arm protein, which translates into the protein MHSQDHPTRRQLLGLAGGVAALGAVPIVTLRPAAATPAMLASAIRNVVGAAVVQPGKVKLDIPPLVENGNTVPITVSVSNPMTPDDYVRSIHVFNEKNPQPNVGNFYLGPRAGRAQISTRIRLADSQKIVAIAHLSDGSFWSVSADVVVTLAACTEEVI
- the soxZ gene encoding thiosulfate oxidation carrier complex protein SoxZ, giving the protein MVSALINVPKKAKRGEIIEIKTLMSHIMETGFRRTATGELVPRDIITSFSCRYNGAAIFRADLFPAIAANPFITFFTVASESGKFDFEWIGDRGFSETASASIIVE
- the soxA gene encoding sulfur oxidation c-type cytochrome SoxA, producing MKSARTIVAAALLIAAALPLFATEIPQGERRSGYSFMGPDTKAMQDDDTANPGMLWVLDGEKLWKSKTGAAGKACADCHDDARASMKDVAARYPAFDKTLDRPVNLEQRINLCRARHQQATPLPYESRELLALAAFVAEQSRGMAITPAGDPQLEPFVAKGRELFMQRQGQLNLACANCHDDNWDKHLAGSPITQAHPTGYPIYRLEWQSLGSLERRLRSCITGIRAQAYDYGAAELVELELYLMSRAKGMPVETPAVRP
- a CDS encoding DUF3419 family protein yields the protein MNTQLIADAVRNTRDEAEATIWDRLFAFWFRRLVYTQIWEDPEADLAALRLPVGSTIVTISSGGCNALSYLTAQPAQVYAVDLNEAHLSLLKLKLAGLRAFSNYAEFWQFFGEAASRANSELYRERLWLMLDADARAYWDKRNVIGRPRHAYFTDGFYRHGMLGRFIGLAHLLAKFARIDLEALLKGRTDSPERVEALDRLHRLFHSPLLRLITGTPALLFSLGIPPQQRALLGGGAPLNEVLYERLLRLINGHPNESNYFAWQALHRAYPGPGDRCLPPYLQARHFERMRNGAGLIIPVHANLRLFLESLPAREVDAVILLDSQDWMAPEEIRALWNAIDRTGSDNVRVIFRTAGTESPLEAPELAPLQQIWRREEERSAVGFELDRSGIYGGFHCYERR